A single window of Watersipora subatra chromosome 11, tzWatSuba1.1, whole genome shotgun sequence DNA harbors:
- the LOC137407856 gene encoding achaete-scute complex protein T4-like: MPTIQLIPTTATINGTKYTQLILTPVSPRHKQSKNILPKQEPLSPSSNGHTSEKKVEGQKGRIHFSKKALTHPRPQSIMRRNTRERNRVRAVNQGFVTLANHVPSHLRSKKMSKVDTLKAAIDYIYRLKEALESNNPEEIYNNGDWSESVVSSSYSSPQSPSSIETCQILSFSSTTSHTQRNNLLQNENPYHMACTSPIQEFSFPPSNLPESQNFQTGSYHYAEQFFSGETFYSPFQAIETSPSHPDYTYSQVLPSHPNIHIDMFETQRDNLSSLPVLNGQASPHPLVSRTEADILDLVSSWLSQSTDTPNCMY; the protein is encoded by the exons ATGCCTACAATTCAGCTTATTCCAACCACTGCTACTATTAATGGCACCAAATACACTCAGCTTATTCTCACTCCAGTCTCTCCGCGGCACAAACAGTCCAAGAATATTCTGCCTAAACAAGAACCGCTTAGTCCTAGCTCTAATGGCCATACAAGTGAGAAAAAGGTCGAGGGGCAGAAGGGAAGGATACACTTCAGTAAGAAAGCTCTGACTCATCCTCGACCTCAATCTATCATGAGGAGAAACACGAGAGAGAGAAACAGAGTGAGGGCCGTTAATCAAG GTTTTGTAACGCTGGCTAATCACGTACCTTCTCATCTCAGAAGTAAGAAAATGAGTAAAGTGGACACACTAAAGGCTGCCATAGACTACATATACAGATTGAAGGAAGCCTTAGAATCGAACAATCCAGAAGAGATCTATAATAATGGTGATTGGTCAGAATCAGTCGTGTCTTCGAGCTATTCCAGTCCTCAGTCTCCGAGTTCCATAGAAACGTGTCAGATACTTTCTTTCTCATCTACTACCTCTCACACGCAAAGAAACAATCTATTACAAAATGAAAATCCTTATCATATGGCCTGCACCAGTCCTATCCAAGAGTTTTCTTTCCCTCCATCCAACCTACCAGAGTCTCAAAACTTTCAAACGGGTTCTTATCATTATGCAGAGCAGTTTTTTTCTGGTGAAACATTCTATTCGCCATTCCAAGCTATTGAAACTTCACCAAGCCACCCAGACTACACCTACTCTCAGGTGCTACCTTCCCATccaaatatacatatagatatgttTGAGACTCAAAGAGATAACCTGTCTTCTCTACCAGTCTTAAACGGCCAAGCTAGCCCGCATCCTTTAGTTTCAAGAACTGAAGCTGATATCCTTGACCTTGTGTCATCTTGGCTTAGCCAATCAACAGACACACCAAATTGCATGTATTAA